Proteins encoded in a region of the Isosphaeraceae bacterium EP7 genome:
- a CDS encoding sigma-70 family RNA polymerase sigma factor: MNADPAPIDDLVRLAASGDEASLAVLFDRHRARLRQMIRLRLDRRLQGRVDPSDVLQDAYIDLSHKLPEYTSRPALPFFLWLRLVVGERLLRVHRQHLGAAMRDAGREISIDQGGAFPQASSASLAAQLLGRITSASRAVARVEKQHLLQEALNGMEPIDREVIALRHFEELSNDETAEVLGLSKAAASKRYVRAMLRLKAVVGDNPALQDPSAGGP; encoded by the coding sequence ATGAACGCCGATCCTGCCCCGATTGACGACCTCGTCCGGCTCGCCGCCAGCGGGGATGAGGCGTCCCTGGCCGTGCTCTTCGACCGGCACCGGGCCCGGCTCCGGCAAATGATCCGATTGCGACTCGATCGCCGGCTGCAAGGGCGAGTCGACCCGTCGGACGTGCTCCAGGATGCCTACATCGACCTGTCGCATAAGCTTCCCGAGTACACGAGTCGGCCCGCGCTCCCCTTCTTCCTCTGGCTCCGGCTGGTCGTGGGCGAGCGTCTGCTGAGGGTCCACCGCCAGCATCTGGGGGCGGCGATGCGCGACGCGGGCCGCGAGATTTCGATCGATCAGGGGGGGGCCTTCCCACAGGCGAGCTCGGCCTCGCTCGCGGCCCAGCTCCTGGGGCGAATCACCTCGGCCAGTCGGGCAGTTGCCCGCGTTGAAAAGCAGCACCTGCTCCAGGAGGCGCTCAACGGGATGGAGCCCATCGACCGAGAGGTGATCGCGCTGCGACACTTCGAAGAGTTGAGCAACGACGAGACCGCCGAGGTGCTCGGCCTGTCGAAGGCCGCGGCGAGCAAGCGGTATGTTAGGGCCATGCTGCGATTGAAGGCGGTGGTCGGGGACAATCCCGCCCTTCAGGACCCTTCGGCAGGCGGGCCCTAA
- a CDS encoding protein kinase: MISTDGDRDPLDQLAEEYLERYRRGERPAVSDFMARIPGQAAEVRDLLSALLMLEGLKPQGDQTRDFAKGGVGAGLGTGLELVGDFRIVREIGRGGMGVVYEAEQISLGRRVALKVLSPSTVRTSQQVQRFLREARAAAQLHHTNIVPVFGVGDQDGLHYYAMQFIGGQGLDKVLDEVKRLRGRATGLTARENPETGNERSGPTATEASSRLMTGGYETTLASSEALDTPRAAPMARTVEPSFARATDSDGRYAMSVARVGVQVAEALEYAHHQGILHRDIKPSNLLLDLKGNVWLADFGLAKSSEDDDLTQTGDLIGTLRYMAPERFRGVCDARSDVHALGLTLFECLALRPAFEASSREGLVFQMTEKEPLRLRSINPSVPRDLETIVHKAIEREPADRYPTAGRMADDLRCFLEHRPIEARRVGSTEKLTRWARRNPGLATLGTAVAVLLALIVVVIAVADLRLRGEHTKALANLRRAVTAEGEAVARLLESSLAQSRAGRMGGMEGRRFEGLRAVAEAARRDTGSTRLLDLRNEAIACLALADLRQRWRRNRALGDARLGLDFDPVLKRVARGTAAGEILIEDPASGQILRRIPGDGLLAVFLRFSPQGRFLAAKLTDRAGRTVLAVHDLEGGRCTLRVPDGVFADAIDYRPDGKTIVAGRRDGSIFVYDTETGNQEGRLAPGTVPGSIRFDPSGRRLAVVSPNSDQATQIRNMDGGAVVAEWKSPVGARSLAWHPDGRWLAVGGLDGRVHLLDPAAPSNPTRLLEKHDGPVVSLAAHPGGDLLASTSLDGTARIWDTRTAREIVKASLPDARSIRFSQDGQFLGPGHDGSSFWLWELAEGRELRTSVGVQELGAAAWSIDFLAQDNVLALAGLTGLRLESPERRAVPGFASMPETKAVAVSPNGSFLLTSGSSGLLRWPISRPSGDVLKVGPPSPVLPLEGLATGRLRLSRDGRTVAVIADEERGRVILLDLEAETPPVELAGHRGLDRLDLSPDGRWVATGGEQGTGVKVWDAHRGTLAFDLSVEGSAEVIFSPDGHLLLTGGGDEYCLWETATWTPRKRFPRIEAGGQPGKASFSPDGSILAVARSRSLLQLVDPETGRDLATLEPPDPQQVSELVFSPEGLLTVATFNSDAIQIWDLDAVRAGLAGVGLDWAGPPIDSRSRPRSMQAPLRIVAETARWLGPFQEGERLAQVGAWAEAAARYRESIDAGAPGVDPWARLAMSRQILGDQAGYREACRRLVAEFGEKVVALKTANNIAWSCAFGPGSLDDYGRVIEMAKSAAASLPATNRLNTLGAILYRAGRYRESIGQLERSIVSHGAGGTPYDFLFLAMAHQKLGHVEEARDWLRRAKEPAPTAMAKPDASGLSTWVPRMEIETLRREASALLGQPGP, encoded by the coding sequence ATGATCAGTACGGACGGCGATCGCGATCCACTCGACCAACTGGCCGAGGAGTATCTCGAACGTTACAGGCGGGGCGAACGCCCGGCTGTCAGCGATTTCATGGCCCGCATTCCGGGGCAGGCCGCCGAGGTCCGCGACCTCCTCTCTGCCCTTCTGATGCTCGAGGGGCTCAAGCCCCAGGGCGACCAGACTCGTGACTTCGCCAAGGGGGGAGTCGGCGCGGGGCTCGGCACCGGCCTTGAGCTGGTGGGCGATTTCCGAATCGTGCGTGAGATCGGCCGCGGCGGCATGGGCGTGGTCTACGAGGCCGAGCAGATCTCTCTCGGCCGCCGCGTGGCGCTGAAGGTCCTCTCGCCTTCGACTGTCAGGACCTCGCAGCAGGTTCAGCGGTTCCTCCGCGAGGCCAGAGCGGCGGCCCAACTGCACCACACAAATATCGTCCCTGTCTTCGGAGTCGGCGACCAGGACGGCCTCCACTATTACGCCATGCAGTTCATCGGCGGCCAGGGCCTGGACAAAGTCCTCGACGAGGTCAAGAGGCTCAGGGGGCGAGCGACGGGACTGACCGCGCGGGAGAACCCGGAGACCGGTAACGAGAGGAGCGGGCCGACGGCCACCGAGGCCTCCAGCCGGCTGATGACCGGGGGATACGAGACGACCCTCGCATCATCGGAGGCCCTCGACACCCCTAGGGCTGCGCCCATGGCCCGGACTGTGGAGCCCTCATTCGCGAGGGCGACCGACTCGGATGGCCGCTATGCAATGAGCGTCGCGCGAGTCGGTGTGCAGGTGGCGGAGGCCCTGGAGTATGCCCATCACCAGGGGATCTTGCACCGTGACATCAAGCCATCAAACTTATTGCTGGACCTCAAGGGCAACGTATGGTTGGCCGACTTTGGCCTGGCCAAGTCATCCGAGGATGACGACCTGACGCAGACGGGCGACCTGATCGGTACGCTCCGCTATATGGCACCAGAGCGATTCCGAGGCGTCTGCGACGCCAGGTCCGACGTCCACGCCCTGGGCCTGACCCTCTTCGAGTGCCTGGCATTACGCCCCGCCTTCGAGGCCTCGTCCCGAGAAGGTCTGGTCTTTCAGATGACGGAGAAGGAACCGCTCAGGCTCAGGTCGATCAATCCATCGGTCCCGCGAGACCTGGAGACGATCGTCCACAAGGCGATCGAACGAGAGCCGGCGGATCGCTACCCGACGGCTGGCCGAATGGCCGACGACTTACGCTGTTTCCTCGAGCATCGGCCCATTGAGGCCAGGCGAGTCGGTTCCACCGAGAAGCTCACTCGCTGGGCTCGCCGCAATCCGGGCCTGGCGACTCTGGGAACTGCGGTGGCAGTGCTGCTGGCGCTGATCGTCGTTGTCATCGCCGTTGCCGACCTCCGCCTCAGGGGAGAGCACACCAAGGCGCTGGCCAACCTCCGCCGCGCCGTGACCGCCGAGGGAGAGGCAGTCGCCAGACTTCTGGAGTCGTCGCTGGCCCAGTCACGGGCTGGCCGGATGGGCGGGATGGAAGGAAGGCGCTTCGAAGGGCTCCGGGCCGTTGCCGAGGCCGCGCGTCGCGACACGGGGTCAACCCGACTGCTCGACCTACGGAACGAAGCAATCGCCTGTCTCGCTCTGGCCGACCTGAGGCAACGCTGGCGACGAAACCGCGCACTGGGCGATGCCAGGCTCGGCCTCGACTTCGACCCGGTCCTGAAGCGGGTGGCACGCGGAACAGCAGCCGGCGAGATCCTGATCGAAGACCCGGCGTCCGGGCAGATCCTGAGGCGGATTCCCGGGGACGGACTTCTCGCCGTCTTCCTCCGATTCAGCCCGCAAGGACGATTCCTCGCCGCGAAGCTGACCGACCGAGCCGGGCGCACGGTGCTCGCCGTCCACGACCTTGAGGGAGGGCGGTGCACGCTCCGCGTCCCTGACGGCGTCTTCGCTGACGCGATTGACTACAGACCCGACGGGAAGACCATCGTCGCGGGTCGGCGCGACGGGTCGATCTTCGTCTACGACACAGAGACCGGAAACCAGGAGGGTCGTCTCGCACCGGGCACGGTGCCGGGGTCGATCCGGTTCGACCCGTCAGGCCGGCGCCTCGCCGTCGTCAGCCCCAATTCGGACCAGGCCACGCAGATCAGGAACATGGACGGGGGCGCGGTCGTCGCGGAGTGGAAGAGCCCGGTCGGTGCCAGGTCGCTGGCCTGGCATCCCGATGGACGGTGGCTCGCCGTCGGGGGTCTCGATGGGCGTGTCCATCTGCTCGATCCGGCGGCCCCGTCGAACCCCACCCGCCTGCTCGAAAAGCACGACGGTCCGGTCGTCTCGCTGGCGGCCCATCCTGGCGGCGACCTGCTGGCCAGCACCAGTTTGGACGGCACCGCTCGCATCTGGGACACTCGAACGGCCCGCGAGATTGTCAAGGCCTCGCTACCCGATGCGCGGTCGATTCGGTTCAGCCAGGATGGGCAATTCCTGGGGCCGGGGCACGACGGATCTTCGTTCTGGCTCTGGGAACTGGCTGAGGGGCGAGAGCTACGCACTTCGGTCGGCGTCCAAGAATTGGGGGCCGCGGCCTGGTCGATCGATTTCCTTGCTCAGGACAATGTGCTGGCCCTGGCCGGCTTGACGGGCCTCCGCCTGGAATCGCCGGAGCGACGGGCTGTTCCCGGCTTTGCGTCGATGCCGGAGACAAAGGCGGTAGCCGTCTCGCCGAACGGGTCGTTCCTGCTCACGAGCGGCTCGTCTGGCCTGCTCCGTTGGCCGATTTCGCGCCCGTCCGGAGACGTGCTGAAGGTTGGTCCTCCCTCGCCGGTTCTTCCACTGGAAGGGCTGGCGACCGGCCGGCTCCGCCTGTCACGCGACGGGCGCACCGTGGCGGTCATCGCCGACGAGGAGCGAGGACGGGTCATCCTGCTCGACCTCGAAGCCGAGACTCCCCCTGTCGAACTGGCCGGCCACAGAGGACTCGACCGGCTTGACCTCAGCCCGGATGGGCGGTGGGTCGCGACCGGAGGAGAGCAGGGGACCGGGGTCAAGGTTTGGGACGCGCACCGGGGGACCTTGGCCTTCGACCTGTCCGTGGAGGGGAGTGCCGAGGTGATCTTCAGCCCCGACGGCCACCTCCTCCTGACCGGCGGCGGTGACGAATATTGTCTCTGGGAGACGGCGACGTGGACGCCCCGGAAGCGGTTCCCCAGGATCGAGGCCGGGGGACAGCCGGGGAAGGCGTCATTCAGCCCTGACGGGAGCATCCTCGCCGTCGCGCGCAGCCGAAGCCTGCTCCAACTCGTCGACCCAGAGACGGGCCGGGACCTGGCGACGCTCGAGCCACCCGACCCTCAGCAGGTTTCCGAACTCGTCTTCAGCCCGGAAGGACTCCTCACGGTCGCGACGTTCAATTCCGACGCGATCCAGATCTGGGACCTGGACGCGGTCCGAGCAGGGCTCGCCGGGGTCGGCCTCGACTGGGCCGGGCCGCCCATCGACTCCCGATCTCGACCCCGGTCAATGCAGGCCCCCCTGAGGATCGTCGCCGAGACGGCCCGCTGGCTAGGCCCGTTCCAGGAGGGCGAGAGGCTCGCGCAGGTGGGGGCATGGGCCGAGGCGGCGGCACGCTACCGGGAGTCGATCGACGCGGGGGCCCCTGGCGTCGATCCCTGGGCTCGTCTGGCGATGTCCCGCCAGATCCTTGGCGATCAGGCCGGGTATCGCGAGGCATGCCGTCGGCTCGTCGCCGAGTTCGGAGAGAAGGTGGTGGCCCTCAAGACGGCCAATAACATCGCGTGGTCCTGCGCGTTCGGGCCGGGCTCGCTCGACGACTATGGTCGAGTGATCGAGATGGCGAAGTCCGCCGCCGCCAGCCTTCCGGCGACGAACCGGCTGAATACCCTCGGCGCAATCCTCTATCGTGCTGGGAGATATCGCGAGTCGATCGGCCAGCTCGAGCGGTCAATCGTGTCCCACGGGGCAGGCGGAACGCCCTATGATTTCCTCTTCCTCGCCATGGCCCACCAGAAACTCGGCCACGTCGAGGAGGCGCGGGACTGGCTCCGACGCGCGAAAGAACCGGCCCCCACCGCGATGGCCAAGCCCGACGCCAGCGGCCTGTCTACGTGGGTTCCGCGGATGGAAATCGAGACCCTCCGACGCGAAGCCTCGGCATTGCTCGGGCAGCCAGGGCCCTGA
- a CDS encoding IS630 family transposase: MEVSPRRPRHGRPRPSPPDDVRGAAGHRRVAPLAHRPGPPGRASPHRPGGRLRPIGPHHRCGPRLLAADRLCLDPSLQRAGHGRPPGAAPRRPTADLYRRPAGRGPGRRADRPPGPGPALRLLDARPPGGLPQRAEGHRHQAESDRRDPRGGGPPLAQAGDVVRRAGGPRIRRKKGAIERLYREPPADSAVVCLDEMGPESAKSFPGQNPLRTKPETTAEGSRQPAGRARQEADYGRRGKGYVFGAFRPATGEAFTRPYDSRSTRNWVEFLGQVEAWVPADAERVYAILDNLSAHRATDVLLFSLAHPRWEFVFQPVSAAYLNLIEPWWKVLRSLALKGRRFETWEEICQAVERATAYWNAHRHPFVWGRRRRHQPRRTPGIAAVPGVRTLAG; encoded by the coding sequence ATGGAGGTATCTCCCAGGAGACCTCGCCATGGCCGCCCGCGTCCTTCTCCGCCCGATGACGTCCGAGGAGCAGCAGGCCATCGCCGAGTTGCTCCACTCGCGCACCGCCCCGGTCCGCCTGGTCGAGCGAGCCCGCATCGTCCAGGAGGCCGCCTACGGCCGATCGGCCCCCACCATCGCTGCGGCCCTCGGCTGCTCGCGGCCGACCGTCTATGCTTGGATCCGTCGCTTCAGCGAGCTGGGCATGGCCGGCCTCCAGGAGCGGCCCCGCGCCGGCCGACCGCCGACCTATACCGTCGACCAGCGGGCCGAGGTCCTGGCCGTCGCGCTGACCGCCCCCCAGGACCTGGGCCTGCCCTTCGGCTGCTGGACGCTCGACCGCCTGGAGGCCTACCTCAACGAGCAGAAGGACATCGCCATCAAGCGGAGTCGGATCGACGAGATCCTCGCGGAGGAGGGCCTCCGCTGGCGCAAGCAGGAGACGTGGTTCGGCGAGCGGGTGGACCCCGAATTCGCCGAAAAAAGGGGGCCATCGAGCGACTCTACCGCGAGCCTCCGGCGGATTCGGCGGTCGTCTGCCTCGACGAAATGGGGCCGGAGAGCGCCAAAAGCTTCCCGGGACAGAACCCCCTGCGAACCAAGCCCGAGACGACGGCCGAGGGCAGCCGCCAGCCCGCCGGCCGCGCTCGGCAGGAGGCCGACTACGGCCGCCGCGGCAAGGGTTACGTCTTCGGCGCCTTCCGACCCGCCACTGGCGAAGCCTTCACCCGCCCCTACGACAGCCGCTCGACCCGCAACTGGGTCGAGTTCCTCGGCCAGGTCGAGGCGTGGGTCCCGGCGGACGCCGAACGGGTCTACGCCATCCTCGACAACCTGAGCGCCCACCGCGCCACCGACGTGCTGCTGTTCAGCCTGGCCCATCCCCGCTGGGAGTTCGTCTTCCAGCCAGTCTCCGCGGCGTACCTGAACCTGATCGAGCCGTGGTGGAAGGTGCTGAGAAGCCTGGCGTTGAAGGGCCGCCGGTTCGAGACTTGGGAGGAGATCTGCCAGGCGGTCGAACGAGCGACAGCGTACTGGAACGCGCATCGTCACCCCTTCGTCTGGGGCCGTCGTCGTCGCCATCAACCACGCCGAACGCCGGGAATCGCCGCCGTACCGGGTGTCAGGACACTTGCCGGATGA
- a CDS encoding transposase, producing MVEGFRVVVLDHPSFHISGVIRAARKGLADQGIYLYYLPPCSPELNRTEPVFRQVEHLEIPPPEPHDADRTERGG from the coding sequence GTGGTCGAAGGGTTCCGGGTGGTGGTGCTGGATCATCCCAGCTTCCACATCAGCGGGGTGATCCGGGCGGCGAGGAAGGGCCTGGCCGATCAGGGGATCTACCTGTACTACCTGCCGCCGTGTTCGCCGGAGCTGAACCGGACCGAGCCGGTCTTCCGCCAGGTCGAGCATCTGGAGATCCCCCCACCGGAGCCACACGACGCGGATCGGACTGAGCGAGGCGGTTGA
- a CDS encoding winged helix-turn-helix domain-containing protein, translated as MKPRGSAAELEARRRLAVTRVNEGWKQKDVAAFLGVSLKAVGKSMAAYRASGDGGLAGKPHPGPKPKLSGRQEAVVLSWLAASPEAFGFKTRLWTTRRLAEVIAKRYGVRFNSNDLAAWLTARGQSPQKPAVVAVERDNPAIARWAAEDWPRLEKKPGTSTPTSS; from the coding sequence ATGAAACCCCGGGGATCCGCCGCCGAACTGGAAGCTCGACGCCGACTGGCCGTCACCCGCGTCAACGAGGGCTGGAAGCAGAAGGATGTCGCCGCGTTCCTGGGCGTCTCGCTCAAGGCCGTCGGCAAGTCGATGGCCGCCTATCGCGCCTCCGGCGACGGCGGCCTGGCGGGCAAACCCCACCCGGGGCCCAAGCCGAAGCTGTCGGGCCGCCAGGAGGCGGTGGTCCTCTCCTGGCTGGCCGCCAGCCCCGAGGCCTTCGGCTTCAAGACCCGGCTCTGGACGACGCGGAGGCTGGCCGAGGTGATCGCCAAGCGGTACGGCGTCCGCTTCAACTCCAACGACCTGGCCGCGTGGCTGACGGCACGCGGCCAGTCACCGCAGAAGCCCGCGGTGGTGGCGGTCGAACGCGACAACCCGGCCATCGCCCGCTGGGCCGCCGAGGACTGGCCGCGCCTGGAAAAAAAGCCCGGGACGAGCACGCCCACCTCGTCCTGA
- a CDS encoding transposase: MRRTWAPVGRTPVLTGFGRHRDKVSTIAAISVAPVRRRVGLYWRTDPAHSIDAAAVVAFLGGLLRHLRGRVIVVWDGGSNHKGPLIRAFLSRYPRLHQGRLPAYAPDLNPVEFIWGHLKHGLMANFVPTDVHDLDRVINGHLERLGGQPAMIRSLWRGSKLPLLGKNLAT, from the coding sequence GTGCGCCGGACCTGGGCCCCGGTGGGGCGGACGCCGGTGCTCACCGGGTTCGGCCGGCACCGCGACAAGGTCTCGACGATCGCCGCCATCAGCGTCGCCCCGGTCCGGCGGCGGGTGGGGCTCTACTGGCGGACCGACCCGGCGCATTCCATCGACGCGGCGGCAGTCGTGGCATTCCTGGGGGGCCTGCTGCGACACCTGCGGGGGCGGGTCATCGTGGTCTGGGATGGTGGGAGCAATCACAAGGGCCCGCTGATCCGGGCGTTCCTGTCCCGCTATCCTCGCCTGCATCAGGGGCGGCTGCCGGCCTACGCCCCGGACCTCAACCCGGTGGAGTTCATCTGGGGGCACCTGAAGCACGGCCTGATGGCCAACTTCGTGCCCACAGACGTGCACGACCTGGATCGAGTCATCAACGGCCATCTGGAGCGACTCGGTGGCCAGCCCGCGATGATCCGGTCGCTGTGGAGGGGATCGAAACTCCCCCTCCTCGGCAAGAACCTGGCCACCTGA